Proteins encoded together in one Theileria parva strain Muguga chromosome 3 map unlocalized ctg_530, whole genome shotgun sequence window:
- the RNR1 gene encoding Ribonucleoside-diphosphate reductase large subunit has product MDAHQQGHNNTTIYSSPEDVSESSRRPEYHDLHSHTSQESEGSRHSPMLSFFGEAESKIMYVINRHGEKEDVSFDKILNRIRKLSLGLHSLVDAPRVTQSVINGMYTGIRTSELDELAAQTCAYMAVTHPDYSRLAANITIDNLHKNTLNDFSEVIRTLHSYKHVFNTNASLISDDVFEFVMANKDRLNAEIDYSRDFQYDYFGFKTLERSYLLKTNGKIVERPQHMIMRVSAGIHCGDLERTIQTYHLMSQRYFTHATPTLFNAGTRHPQMSSCFLLDMQDDSLAGIFNTLSQCAFISKSAGGIGLAIHKIRASGSYIRGTNGISNGIVPMLKIFNATAKYVDQGGGKRKGSFAIYLEPWHADIFKLLDLRKNHGAEDQRARDLFYALWIPDLFMKRVEANKNWTLMCPDECRGLHEVWGDEFERLYTQYEQQGLGRKTIPAQKLWFAILQSQIETGTPYMLYKDACNAKSNQQNLGTIKSSNLCCEIVQFTNKDEVAVCNLASVALPKFVNTQTRTFDFKKLYEICRVITYNLNKVIDRNYYPVKQARVSNFRHRPMGVGVQGLADTFMLMRYPFESDEARELNKRIFETMYYACLSESIDLARQLGTYETYEGSPASKGLLQFDLWGAKVDNSLWDWDKLKADLREHGLRNSLFIAPMPTASTSQILGNNESFEPYTSNIYYRRVLSGEFFVVNPHLLNDLIELGLWNETMKQKLIAYNGSLKHIDEIPQHIKDLYKTVWEIKQKHIIDMAADRGIFIDQSQSLNIHMEQPTFSKLTSMHFYGWKKGLKTGVYYLRTQPATDAIKFTVDASISQLAKNRAKPNSIMSDGNLTSIMGDGTMSTIMSDGTMSTTETLDVLQPLASVDETSRDEFSNDEPQICSLNPNPNEPCFMCSS; this is encoded by the coding sequence aTGGATGCACATCAACAGGGTCATAACAATACTACAATTTATTCTTCGCCTGAGGATGTGTCGGAGAGTTCGCGCAGGCCTGAGTACCACGATTTGCACTCACATACGTCCCAGGAGTCTGAAGGGAGCCGCCACTCGCCGATGCTGAGTTTCTTCGGTGAGGCGGAGTCGAAGATAATGTACGTAATAAACAGGCACGGGGAGAAGGAGGACGTATCGTTTGATAAGATTCTGAACAGGATCAGGAAGTTATCGCTAGGTCTGCACTCGTTAGTGGACGCTCCCAGAGTCACACAGAGTGTTATTAACGGAATGTACACTGGGATCCGGACATCAGAGCTTGATGAACTGGCTGCACAAACCTGCGCCTACATGGCCGTGACGCACCCTGACTACTCCCGTCTGGCTGCTAACATAACAATTGACAACCTCCACAAAAACACACTGAACGACTTCAGTGAGGTGATTCGGACACTCCACAGCTATAAACACGTGTTCAACACCAACGCCTCTTTGATCAGCGACGACGTGTTTGAATTTGTAATGGCGAACAAGGACCGCCTGAACGCTGAAATTGATTATTCCCGCGACTTTCAGTATGATTACTTTGGCTTTAAGACCCTGGAGAGGTCTTATTTGCTGAAGACGAACGGGAAGATCGTTGAGCGTCCGCAGCACATGATAATGCGCGTTTCTGCAGGCATCCACTGCGGAGATTTGGAACGCACGATCCAGACCTATCACCTCATGAGTCAACGTTACTTCACACACGCAACGCCGACTTTGTTTAACGCGGGAACCAGGCACCCTCAAATGTCCTCTTGCTTCCTACTTGACATGCAAGACGATTCCCTGGCTGGGATTTTTAACACCTTGAGCCAGTGCGCTTTTATAAGTAAATCAGCCGGTGGAATCGGACTTGCAATTCACAAAATCAGAGCCAGCGGATCATACATTAGGGGCACCAACGGCATTTCCAACGGGATCGTGCCCATGCTGAAGATATTTAACGCGACGGCCAAGTACGTGGACCAAGGTGGTGGAAAACGTAAAGGCTCATTTGCGATATATCTGGAGCCTTGGCATGCGGATATTTTCAAGTTGTTAGATCTCAGGAAAAACCACGGCGCAGAAGACCAGCGTGCAAGGGATTTATTCTACGCGCTGTGGATCCCAGACCTGTTCATGAAACGAGTTGAGGCAAATAAGAATTGGACACTGATGTGTCCAGATGAGTGTAGAGGTCTGCACGAGGTTTGGGGAGACGAGTTTGAACGTTTGTATACTCAGTATGAGCAGCAGGGCTTGGGACGAAAGACAATCCCAGCCCAGAAGTTGTGGTTTGCAATTCTCCAGTCCCAAATCGAGACTGGCACTCCGTACATGTTATACAAGGACGCATGTAACGCTAAGAGTAACCAGCAGAATTTGGGCACTATTAAATCCAGTAACCTCTGCTGTGAAATCGTCCAATTCACAAACAAGGACGAGGTTGCAGTGTGTAATTTAGCTTCAGTAGCGCTGCCAAAGTTTGTTAACACGCAGACACGGACATTCGATTTCAAAAAACTCTATGAAATCTGCCGTGTAATCACTTATAACCTTAATAAAGTAATTGACAGGAATTACTACCCTGTGAAACAAGCCAGGGTTTCTAATTTCAGACATAGACCGATGGGTGTTGGGGTACAAGGCCTAGCAGATACCTTCATGCTAATGCGGTACCCGTTCGAGTCAGACGAGGCTCGAGAACTTAATAAACGCATTTTTGAAACAATGTACTATGCATGTTTGTCTGAGAGTATTGATCTGGCAAGGCAACTGGGTACTTATGAAACATATGAAGGATCACCGGCCTCCAAGGGTTTATTACAATTTGACCTTTGGGGAGCTAAGGTGGATAATTCGCTCTGGGACTGGGATAAACTTAAAGCTGATCTCCGTGAACATGGGCTAAGAAATTCCTTATTCATTGCACCAATGCCCACGGCTAGTACTTCTCAGATTCTTGGCAACAATGAATCGTTTGAACCTTACACtagtaatatttactaCAGAAGAGTGTTGAGTGGTGAGTTTTTCGTGGTAAATCCTCATCTGCTGAATGACTTGATTGAGCTAGGGCTCTGGAACGAGACAATGAAACAGAAGCTAATCGCCTACAACGGGTCACTAAAGCACATTGACGAGATCCCACAGCATATTAAGGATTTGTATAAAACAGTTTGGGAGATTAAGCAGAAACACATAATCGACATGGCGGCAGATCGTGGCATTTTCATTGACCAGTCTCAATCACTCAACATTCACATGGAACAGCCGACATTCAGTAAGCTCACGAGTATGCACTTTTATGGCTGGAAAAAGGGTTTGAAAACGGGAGTTTACTATTTAAGGACACAGCCGGCAACTGACGCTATCAAGTTCACAGTTGACGCCTCGATATCACAATTGGCGAAAAACAGAGCTAAACCCAACTCTATCATGAGTGACGGGAACCTGACCTCGATCATGGGTGATGGGACAATGTCAACGATCATGAGTGACGGGACAATGTCAACCACGGAGACTCTGGACGTACTGCAACCCCTAGCGTCAGTTGATGAGACTAGCAGAGACGAGTTCAGCAACGACGAACCGCAAATCTGTTCCCTGAACCCAAACCCCAACGAGCCATGCTTCATGTGCTCTTCATAA
- a CDS encoding Rubredoxin family protein, with amino-acid sequence MRLLSLFIFILYLKVSEAFRLNSNKHQTNTTHSSCRNKVDSSLFLFGSSEKSLSKCPVLNSLSSKVSYLNQKVNSLVPGGWVTTLSLPLGFLAYKYLWKKKSGLDKGSTLHRYQCTSCGYVIFPARNREEKFFSESFTCPNCGSPRSKFTEKFR; translated from the exons ATGAGATTGTTGagtttgtttatttttattttatatttgaaGGTATCTGAAGCGTTTAGACTGAATTCTAACAAGCACCAGACCAATACTACACATTCCTCCTGTAGAAATAAAGTTGATTCTTCTCTTTTTCTCTTTGGCTCCTCTGAGAAGTCACTCAGCAAATGCCCAGTCTTGAACTCGCTCAGTTCCAAAGTTTCGTACCTTAACCAGAAGGTCAATTCACTCGTTCCCGGCGGATGGGTCACCACTCTCTCACTTCCCCTAGGATTCCTCGCCTACAAAT ATTTATGGAAGAAGAAATCTGGTCTTGACAAGGGTTCTACGCTTCATAGGTACCAGTGTACGAGCTGTGGCTACGTAATATTCCCTGCACGGAACCGAGAAGAAAAGTTCTTTTCAGAG AGCTTTACCTGCCCAAACTGCGGATCCCCTCGCTCCAAATTCACAGAAAAATTCagataa
- a CDS encoding putative integral membrane protein — protein MTHYRSNGNGRVKTADNWTFQTNPYITARPQIHCVGDDCKRSDLNVYYQYGKMNVNPPELIQYIPVILIATLALIILIIFLVKRHRANKKYQESMLSRMDDLREREYIETL, from the coding sequence ATGACACATTATAGGTCTAATGGGAATGGGAGGGTGAAGACTGCTGACAACTGGACATTCCAGACGAATCCTTACATCACTGCAAGGCCTCAGATCCACTGCGTTGGCGACGACTGCAAGAGGAGTGATTTGAACGTATACTATCAATACGGCAAGATGAACGTGAACCCGCCGGAACTAATTCAGTACATTCCGGTGATTCTAATAGCAACTCTGGCACTgattatactaataattttccTCGTAAAAAGACACAGAGCTAACAAGAAATACCAGGAATCTATGCTATCAAGGATGGACGATTTAAGGGAAAGAGAATACATTGAAACCTtataa
- the CLPR1 gene encoding Clp protease family protein: MLILKLVLILSSFLVHLSTESSGFSNYNFFHKIISPISPKKTQNSQYPVKQKIINKTTFVTGKTFFISNNYKNSTVVRPRRFYSQLLSLPSSVALKTRPPDLPSLLLSERIVYIGYPIQQTVAHLVISQLLYLDYDSQDKPIKIYINSDNERSNEDGISTSEIDALNIVDVMNYLKNEVITINLGKAYGPGALILASGTRGKRFVLPRSYTLLRQSPTTLSFRQAEDIAIYSKEILRARRSVISVFSKVCNKSEEEILEKINIGDYMGAQETVNFGLADKILENIS; this comes from the exons ATGCTCATTTTGAAActagttttaattttgtcaAGTTTCCTCGTACACCTGAGCACAGAATCCTCAGGATTCtcaaattataattttttccatAAAATAATCTCCCCAATTTCTCCCAAAAAAACACAAAATTCGCAATATCCAGTcaaacaaaaaataataaataaaaccACTTTTGTTACTGGAAAAACCTTTTttatatcaaataattataaaaacaGTACGGTGGTAAGGCCTAGGAGATTCTATTCGCAGCTTTTATCCTTGCCAAGTTCAG TAGCGCTTAAAACAAGACCTCCAGATTTACCCTCACTACTCCTCAGTGAGCGGATTGTGTACATCGGATACCCTATCCAGCAGACG GTGGCACATTTAGTGATCAGCCAGCTGCTCTATCTGGACTACGATTCGCAGGATAAACCAATTAAAAT ATATATAAATTCGGATAACGAACGGTCGAACGAGGATGGGATTTCAACATCTGAAATCGACGCCCTGAACATCGTTGACGTTATGAA TTACCTGAAAAACGAAGTTATCACAATCAATCTCGGAAAG GCTTATGGTCCTGGAGCGTTAATTTTAGCGTCTGGAACACGGGGGAAGAGGTTTGTTCTTCCGAGGTCGTATACGCTGTTGCGACAGTCTCCGACAACCTTGTCATTTCGGCAGGCGGAGGACATAGCTATATATTCCAAGGAGATTTTAAGGGCCAGGAGGTCAGTGATTAGTGTTTTTTCAAAAGTTTGCAATAAATCTGAGGAGGAAATTCTGGAGAAAATAAACATCGGCGACTACATGGGCGCACAG GAAACGGTTAATTTCGGCTTGGCAGATAAAATCCTCGAAAACATTAGTTAG
- the TERT gene encoding Telomerase ribonucleoprotein complex - RNA binding domain protein, with protein MVEYNNRRLRFYIFSLYNIHRDCVQTCKNLEALTKIQAFTLYELLKPKIHSDENDLKFNFLLLVTKCIIVQITNENIEIWDGKSKGVYDLDKILTPFKTLKMEDKQLSAFVDTILKNNIPHPNSTTLKYNNKFKSSETKQKQNQPNLADIDSYINNPMMFFNSEIGKALNSFPGDFTITDLIPSQRVLIPTGVLHLSNSFIYPFIQSLKQSDSEYKYAQKLIKFVLNKKYILKDGDNLRTPSQIFIQCSGQILYNQIIRPSDSGKKAQKVGCKWSKMVIYRRFLYFKRGNTRENIPFKTVFDSFDNNKTTLWKFFTFIIFNNRYYSESLKERKESLNCFLKLSNNKIPTNENDNTGPKSVKSRKTLLQGLFSHFSKFMDNLKTVVWEEKKYLRSGPLAETNLKTVPFSNVYKYIKSIVEQTVTPELLCGNSNYLKFLKVCYSLITLNKGENLSMSEVMKGFKIKDCVWTGRGYHSMGQTRTILDYLCRIIFFVLQYLIVPALGRFMYITESGFSMYRIHYIRNEDWSKMVNRARNDYLNNGKVIRSDSCNEFPKLRFVPKQSGMRPILNCNAPSGCKEFFDNLATKYNHKFKPYCKCYMCTVNKKLLYSTNLNRLLKFIHDALTVNSKINPILGNGVLGYNSFYKHLKKWWFKLSRYVRIGSDVKFYYFVADLSKCYERIPHDKLMEVLRELPLVDSTFSVVYKRFLVKLSSSVNSFAKIEDIPSQTKRAKILTKKNKSNTQKIKLSNSQKSNYLSNIINTNKSKGSDGNVIKSVNRLSARLYGNSVIASGLDSSKTFTITRYDILSAVSSLIESQNVRLPNFGSDRYIKLNRGIPQGCCISPFLSNIYLSSLDKSLEFKPNITFTGNDTPLVLPNLLVRWIDDFLFVSTNPDDVNDLAKLLCYNNFDAAINTKKVVTNASRYAFISSSTNSNTVLSNLQLSQENSRTSSQEEETLKWINCRFNFDMLNRFINVEIVPWKFSNLRIRDTISLSKSRTHSFMFSVVEQRLIGYIMNKLSHKTYTCSKINSPECIVTNSYIVMRTCALKLHCSIRVLVQDFGCFVNLRYFYKLILNLITITSNLVSKGGLNIRSHYLREILMIALIYTFKDSSTSSLKSKKIRKLDCLELINKKIIRKLFHHVNSFLNKDDLFSIASIIEERYKIHWSKV; from the exons atggtagagtataataatagaaGGTTAAGgttttacattttttcaCTGTATAACATACACAGGGACTGTGTTCAAACTTGTAAAAATCTCGAAGCTCTGACCAAAATCCAGGCGTTTACACTTTATGAGCTGTTGAAACCGAAAATTCATTCCgatgaaaatgatttgAAGTTTAACTTTCTCCTATTGGTCACTAAATGTATCATTGTACAAATAACTAAtgaaaatattgaaatatG GGACGGAAAATCTAAAGGTGTGTACGATCTGGATAAGATTTTAACTCCCTTTAAAACCTTAAAAATGG AGGATAAACAACTGTCAGCATTTGTGGatacaattttaaagaataaCATCCCTCATCCTAATTCCACAACTctaaagtataataataagttCAAATCTTCAGAAACAAAGCAGAAACAAAATCAGCCTAATCTGGCTGATATAGACTCTTACATAAACAATCCCATGATGTTTTTTAACTCTGAGATTGGTAAAGCTTTGAATAGTTTTCCAGGTGATTTTACAATAACTGACTTGATTCCCAGTCAGAGAGTTTTAATTCCTACTGGAGTTCTTCATCTGTCAAACTCTTTTATTTATCCATTTATCCAGTCACTTAAACAATCCGACTCTGAGTATAAGTATGCTCAGAAATTGAtcaaatttgttttaaacaAGAAGTATATATTGAAAGATGGAGATAATTTAAGAACTCCGTCCCAGATATTCATACAGTGCTCAGGCCAGATCCTGTATAATCAAATCATTAGACCCTCCGATTCCGGTAAAAAGGCTCAAAAAGTGGGCTGTAAGTGGTCGAAAATGGTTATTTATAGAAGATTTCTATACTTTAAAAGGGGAAATACCAGGGAAAACATACCCTTCAAAACAGTATTTGACTCTTTTGATAACAATAAAACTACACTGTGGAAGTTTTTcacatttataatttttaataatagaTACTACTCAGAAAGCCTCAAGGAGAGAAAGGAGTCTCTAAACTGCTTTCTTAAGCTATCCAACAACAAGATCCCAACGAACGAAAATGATAACACTGGACCCAAGAGTGTTAAGTCTCGTAAAACTCTTTTACAAGGCTTATTCTCACATTTCTCTAAGTTTatggataatttaaagaCTGTAGTCTGGGAGGAAAAGAAATACTTGCGAAGTGGGCCCTTGGCTGAAACTAATTTGAAAACTGTTCCTTTTTCTAACGTTTACAAGTATATTAAATCAATTGTAGAGCAGACAGTTACTCCTGAATTACTCTGCGGAAATTCaaactatttaaaatttttaaaggtGTGTTATTCCCTGATAACGCTGAATAAGGGTGAAAACCTCTCAATGTCTGAAGTTATGAAGGGGTTTAAGATTAAAGATTGTGTATGGACGGGGCGGGGTTACCATTCCATGGGTCAAACAAGGACAATCCTTGACTATTTATGTAGAATAATATTCTTTGTTCTACAATATTTGATCGTCCCAGCATTGGGAAGGTTTATGTACATTACGGAATCTGGATTTTCCATGTATAGAATACATTATATAAGAAATGAGGACTGGTCTAAAATGGTAAATAGAGCCAGAAATGATTATTTGAACAATGGAAAGGTTATTCGATCTGACTCTTGTAATGAGTTTCCAAAGCTCAGATTTGTTCCTAAACAGTCTGGAATGAGACCCATATTGAACTGTAATGCACCTTCAGGATGTAAAGAATTTTTTGACAACTTGGCAACCAAGTATaatcataaatttaaaccttATTGCAAGTGTTACATGTGTACAGTCAACAAGAAACTTCTCTACTCAACTAATCTCAACAGattacttaaatttatacacGATGCCCTGACTGTAAACTCTAAGATTAATCCGATACTGGGAAATGGAGTTCTGGGATATAACTCATTTTACAAACATTTAAAGAAATGGTGGTTTAAACTTTCAAGGTACGTTAGAATAGGATCCgatgttaaattttattattttgttgcAGATTTGTCAAAGTGCTACGAACGAATCCCACATGACAAACTCATGGAAGTTCTCAGGGAACTGCCACTTGTAGACTCAACTTTCTCCGTAGTTTACAAACGTTTTCTAGTAAAACTATCCTCAAGTGTTAATTCATTTGCCAAGATTGAAGATATCCCCTCCCAAACCAAAAGGGCTAAAATCCTTACCAAAAAGAACAAATCAAATActcaaaaaataaagttgaGTAATTCTCAAAAGAGTAATTACCTAtctaacattattaatacaaataaGAGTAAGGGTAGTGATGGTAATGTGATTAAGAGTGTGAACCGGTTGAGTGCGAGGTTATATGGGAATTCTGTTATAGCATCAGGTTTAGACTCTTCTAAAACTTTTACTATTACTAGATATGACATTTTGTCAGCAGTTTCATCTTTGATTGAATCACAAAACGTTCGGCTTCCGAACTTTGGGAGTGATCGGTACATTAAGTTAAACCGCGGAATTCCTCAGGGTTGTTGCATTTCTCCTTTTCTCTCCAATATTTACCTCTCCAGCCTTGATAAATCACTAGAATTTAAGCCAAATATTACTTTTACGGGTAATGACACGCCTTTGGTTTTGCCAAACCTGTTGGTAAGATGGATTgatgattttttattcGTCTCAACAAACCCTGACGATGTTAATGACCTCGCCAAACTTCTTTGTTACAACAACTTTGATGCCGctattaacactaaaaaAGTTGTTACCAACGCTTCCCGTTATGCCTTCATTTCTTCTAGTACTAACTCTAATACTGTCCTGTCTAATCTCCAGCTTAGTCAGGAAAACAGTAGAACTTCATCCCAGGAAGAGGAGACTCTAAAGTGGATAAACTGCAGGTTTAACTTTGATATGTTAAATAGATTTATAAATGTAGAAATTGTCCCATGGAAGTTTTCTAACCTCAGGATAAGGGATACCATTTCTCTCTCAAAATCACGAACACATTCGTTCATGTTCAGCGTGGTTGAGCAGCGACTCATAGGATATATCATGAACAAGCTTAGTCATAAAACTTATACTTGTTCTAAGATAAATTCACCTGAGTGTATAGTAACTAACTCTTATATAGTTATGAGGACTTGTGCTCTCAAATTGCACTGTTCAATAAGAGTTTTAGTCCAAGATTTCGGCTGCTTTGTAAACTTGAGATACTTTTACAAACTTATTCTAAACCTAATTACAATCACCTCAAACTTAGTCTCCAAGGGAGGTTTAAACATTAGAAGTCATTACTTGAGGGAGATTCTCATGATTGCCTtgatttacacatttaaagACTCTAGCACCAGCTCTCTAAAGAGTAAAAAGATCAGGAAGTTAGACTGTTTGGAGcttataaataaaaagatTATCCGGAAGCTGTTTCACCATgttaattcatttttaaataaggATGATTTATTCTCTATTGCCTCTATTATCGAGGAAAGGTATAAAATTCACTGGTCTAAAGTTTAG
- a CDS encoding AP2 domain protein — protein MKEVNFEATSNSVPYLGKYASVPSGTVNSSCTTICETFDELTNDEGEKNHNIQSSLMEDNEFSSMNYKCVSEYDVFNLGLVDSNYFNNIPNPNQMNISNQMNISNQMNNRTLNNRELSNIQMSNLHLSNSNMNHIVSGNIDYNSSCLNFYPESINYSDNLNDYTNGLNDYSNNLNDYTNSGLNDYSNGLNDHEENGMNEYNVNYNPNIGSNYGADNCNNNTYTGDGSGYAVESNYVNSENYPCKDEGFGFDGYKGEENVYSGGNYYGNDLKYNMYNMPHFPADENPLNPRDNSVDSNNSYNVPMHSSSTINLSHPNPINTYEQQNNLSSYDPQTQMQNYDPQNPMSNYDPQNPMTNYDNTNPMQNYNCSGYDAQSQMQNYDAQNQMQNYDAQSQMSSYNCSGYEEGMYDMNNYSNMNCISGVKYQRTDNRWIARWTTAEGKRACKSFSVNIYGFNQAKMLAIQARQKGVALSGRSFCNRERQHAMKSGVGIIGIRFDKTQARWVSSYYEGGKRKFRYFTVKDYGYEQAKRNAIIWKSCNDERLVKRVKEGYGMNYGVPNIMPNIVYPVEGYPYACGIPNTVPNNLQINAMDLKDQKDMELDNQNFTENNINGNNIVNGNTVNNFNGDNFSNQDYLKDYDYNTENNTEHKSVTQNEELDEGYRTMVAVNNFGNFDQNESTISSGRNDYFYCSDSHDESGDSETTGIESDQCQESDDDSVGNGNTVGNDDSVGKSVDSSKVSYDGKRGRWVSMWRDEEGKKVKKYFEVHKFGYKKAKQMALANNKLI, from the coding sequence atgaaaGAAGTCAATTTTGAGGCTACTTCTAACAGTGTACCGTATTTGGGCAAGTATGCTTCAGTTCCTTCCGGGACAGTTAACTCATCCTGCACTACCATTTGTGAGACCTTTGACGAGCTAACAAATGATGAAGGTGAAAAAAATCACAACATTCAATCTTCTCTAATGGAGGATAACGAGTTTTCGTCAATGAAttacaaatgtgtaagcGAATATGACGTTTTTAACTTGGGCCTTGTTGACTCGAACTACTTTAACAATATTCCAAATCCTAACCAAATGAATATTTCCAACCAAATGAATATTTCTAACCAAATGAACAATCGAACACTCAATAACAGGGAGCTTAGTAATATACAAATGAGTAACTTACACCTGAGTAATTCTAACATGAATCACATTGTTAGTGGGAACATTGACTACAACAGCAGTTGCCTTAACTTTTATCCCGAAAGTATAAACTACTCTGACAATCTAAATGATTACACAAATGGTTTAAATGACTATTCTAATAACCTAAATGATTACACAAATTCTGGTTTAAATGATTATTCTAATGGTCTAAATGATCATGAAGAGAATGGTATGAATGAATATAATGTGAATTATAATCCTAACATAGGTTCAAACTATGGCGCTGATAACTGTAACAATAACACGTACACGGGTGACGGAAGTGGATATGCTGTTGAAAGTAACTACGTTAATTCCGAGAATTACCCGTGCAAAGATGAAGGGTTCGGGTTTGACGGATACAAGGGTGAAGAAAATGTCTACAGCGGTGGTAACTACTATGGAAATGATCTAAAGTATAACATGTATAACATGCCACACTTTCCAGCTGATGAAAATCCCCTTAACCCACGAGATAACTCGGTAGATAGTAATAACTCCTACAACGTTCCAATGCACTCCTCTTCCACAATTAACCTAAGTCATCCCAATCCAATCAATACTTATGAGCAACAGAATAACTTGTCAAGTTATGATCCTCAAACCCAGATGCAAAATTATGATCCACAAAATCCTATGTCCAATTATGATCCTCAAAATCCTATGACAAATTATGATAACACAAATCCTATGCAAAATTACAATTGTTCGGGTTATGACGCACAAAGCCAGATGCAAAATTATGACGCCCAAAACCAGATGCAAAATTATGACGCGCAAAGCCAAATGTCAAGTTACAATTGCTCAGGTTATGAGGAGGGGATGTACGACATGAATAACTACAGTAACATGAATTGCATATCTGGAGTAAAGTACCAGAGGACTGATAACAGGTGGATTGCGCGGTGGACAACCGCCGAGGGTAAGCGCGCCTGTAAGAGTTTCTCTGTAAACATTTACGGGTTTAACCAGGCTAAAATGCTAGCAATTCAGGCCAGACAGAAGGGTGTGGCCCTGTCAGGCCGATCATTTTGTAACAGAGAAAGACAACATGCGATGAAGAGCGGGGTTGGAATTATTGGAATCAGATTTGATAAAACCCAGGCTCGCTGGGTTTCTTCCTACTACGAAGGCGGTAAGAGAAAGTTTAGGTACTTTACCGTAAAAGACTATGGCTATGAGCAGGCCAAGAGAAACGCAATAATTTGGAAAAGCTGTAATGATGAACGTTTGGTTAAGAGGGTTAAGGAAGGCTATGGCATGAACTATGGAGTTCCTAACATTATGCCAAACATTGTTTATCCCGTCGAAGGATACCCTTACGCCTGCGGAATACCAAACACTGTTCCCAATAACCTACAAATTAATGCAATGGATCTTAAGGATCAAAAGGATATGGAACTCGATAATCAGAATTTCACAGAAAATAACATCAACGGTAACAACATCGTCAACGGTAACACTgtcaacaattttaatggTGACAATTTTAGTAATCAAGATTATTTGAAGGATTATGATTACAACACAGAAAACAACACTGAACACAAAAGTGTGACCCAGAATGAGGAGTTGGATGAGGGATACAGGACAATGGTGGCTGTGAACAACTTTGGGAATTTTGACCAGAATGAGTCAACTATAAGCTCTGGTAGGAACGACTACTTCTACTGCTCCGACTCACACGACGAATCCGGAGACTCTGAAACCACCGGAATCGAATCTGACCAATGCCAGGAAAGTGATGATGATAGCGTTGGCAATGGAAATACTGTTGGCAATGATGATAGTGTTGGCAAAAGTGTGGATAGTAGTAAGGTGAGTTACGACGGAAAGAGGGGCAGGTGGGTTTCAATGTGGCGTGACGAGGAGGGaaaaaaggttaaaaaatactttgagGTGCATAAATTCGGGTACAAAAAGGCCAAACAAATGGCCCTGGctaataataaactaatttaa
- the aph1 gene encoding bis(5'-nucleosyl)-tetraphosphatase (Asymmetrical), with amino-acid sequence MAIRPLRFELLKIPQNVEFYVFGHVKVHNSQVFAKTHSSYAFTNIKPFAPGHSLVSPLRVVPRYKDLTPEEMFDWSCLVQVVAESLEKMYDSTSCSIIIQDGPEAGQTIPHLHAHVIPRKKDDIKDPDSIYQKVDNNEGKIKTAEEMARLADETRKFVDLVMASKSVGCLK; translated from the exons atggcGATTCGTCCTTTGAGGTTTGAATTACTGAAGATTCCGCAAAACGTTGAGTTTTACGTTTTCGGCCACGTTAAAGTTCACAACTCGCAGGTGTTTGCGAAAACTCACTCAAGCTACGCCttcacaaatattaaaccCTTTGCTCCCGGACACTCACTAGTCTCTCCCCTCAGAGTCGTTCCA AGATATAAGGATTTAACGCCGGAGGAGATGTTTGATTGGTCGTGTTTGGTCCAGGTGGTTGCGGAATCCCTTGAGAAAATGTACGACTCAACTTCTTGCTCAATTATAATACAA GACGGGCCTGAGGCTGGGCAGACAATTCCACACCTTCACGCGCATGTTATTCCCAGAAAAAAAGACGATATTAAAGACCCAGACTCTATTTATCAAAaggttgataataatgaagGGAAAATCAA GACGGCTGAGGAGATGGCGCGATTGGCTGATGAGACTAGGAAGTTTGTGGATTTGGTAATGGCTTCTAAATCCGTAGGATGTCTAAAATAA